The Flavobacterium psychrotrophum region AGTGTGCAATTTTATGCTGAGGCGCTCTTTGTTTCTCCAGGGCACCTCACTAAAATTGTAAAGCAGGCAGGAAGTAAAACCGTAAAGCAATTTATAGAAGAAGCCCTTGTTGCAGAGGCAAAGAAACTGCTAAATACGCAAGACTTGTCCTTATTGTTTATAACCGAAGAACTTCGATTTAGTACTGTCTCGGTATTTTGTAAGTTTTTTAAAAAACATACGAAGATAACACCAACGGCATTTCGTAATTCAAGGGCTCATTTATCACATCAATAGATTAACAATTAATATAGACTTTTGTTTTACAATGAATTATGACGGTTTTTGCACATTTTTGGCAGGAATTTGATAACGGTCGTACCTTTTAAAAAAGGTAAGTTTGATACATCCTGAGCAATACATCAGATTGGCTTATATGGCTATTGGATAAAAGGTTCAGGTAAAGTACCAATCATTTAATTTCAATCAATATCTATTTATGAAAAATTTTACTTTATTAAAAAAGAGTATGCCGGGCAGGATTGCCTTTGCCATACTCATGTTAACAGGAGCCCTTACATGGGCGCAAACGGTAACCGTGCCTTCGGGCTGCACCGTGGTAGTGGCAGGTACAGGTGGTACATTAGGTGCAAGCGGCACAGTGGGTGATGGCGGTGTAGTTATCATGGCTGACCCAGGCGGGGGCGGTATTTTCACTTTTAATCCACCTTCAGGCGTAACTTCGGCTAACTGGTTTCTGAATGGTGACCTTTCAAATTCTACGGCTTCACCATTTTACAATGCGCCTACGCAACCAAGTGCAGGGCTGACAGCCAATATTATAACTTATAATAAAAACTTTCGTTCAGCTTCTTCAGAAGGCCTAAACCCTAGCTGGGCTCGCAGTAAAGGTCAGGTTAGAGTAAGCTATAGCGTTCCTGGCTGCGGCTCTTCAATAGCTTTTGAAATTTATAAAACCTTTGGTAATATTCCGGCAATAGTAGGCCCAACCTGCCTTGAGCCCAATAAGACCTATACCTATTCAATAGATCAAGTAGCCAGTGATAATGCTAATGATAACATTGGATTTGACAAATACTATTGGAGTGGATTACCTGTTGGAGCTATTAATTCATATTTTTCAGCTGATAATAGTTCTATTACATTTACTACACCGGCATCCTTTCCACCTTTTACACTAAAATGTTGCGTAGGTAGATATAATACCAGTTCAAATGTTGATGGAGGAAATGGGCCTATACCTAGTGGAAGTGTTACCTATACAACGTGTACAACAGCCCCGGTTTATTTAGGGCCAACCGCACCGGCCTATACTACTGCACCACCAACTTGCCATCCCACAGGTGCCTCATTATTCACTATCGTATATCCTAATCCTACTTCAGGCATCTATACCTGGACCGCTCCAAATACCGGTTGGGTAATTAGCAGCAGCAGCACCGCTACAACTACTACAATAACCGTAGCTACTCCAAATAACAACCCCGGCGGGCTTGTACTTACCATTACCGGAACGCCGTGTAATAGTACAGTTACTATTCCGTACCAGGTAAATCGCAGTTTAACAGGATCAATAATTATACCTGGAACAACATCACCCGGAAGCATTTGTATGTTAGCCGGAAGCTCTAACAATCAATTTAACCTGGGCGCTGCCTCGGCAAACTCCACAGTTTGGACACTTAGCTCTACGCCAGCAGGTGCAACAGGCGTATCCCTTAGTAGTGTTGCAGGGCAACCTAGCAGTACGGTTGCTGTAAACATTGCATCAAATGCGACAATTAATGCTACCTATACATTAACAGCTACCGCCAGTACTTCTCCGGCATGTAATGCCACCAGTGCAACGTATACTTTTAATGTGAGGCCATTAACCCCCACAATTACCGGAACAGCCTGTGTGGTTAAAGGCGCTTTGACACCTCGAACCTATACTTGTACTGCAAGCAATGGTGCAAGCTACAACTGGGTATTCCCAAGCGGTTGGACAGCAGGCAGCTTTACAACTACTACAAACTCTATTACTGTAACCCCGGCTAGTGCTACAGCAGTATTAAATGGTAATGCAACCGTTACGGCAACAGGTTTAAGTGGGTGCAACAGTGCTACTTCTGCTCCTTTCGCAATAAACTATTCGCCGGTTGCCCCTATTTTAGGTGCTACCACGTGTATGAATGTTGGCGCAACGACAGCTTCTGTGGCAATCTCAAACGCTCAAACTTTCGGTAATTATACCGTTACAAGTTCTCCTGTAGGAATAACTTCATCAGGGGTAATTACATCAGGAAGCTTAGCGTTGACTATCCCTCCAACATTGGCAGCCGGTACTTACAGCATTACTGTATTTCATAATGCAGTTGGTGCTTGTGGCAGCGCATCTACTGTACTTTCAAATATAACCGTAGGAGCAAGCGGTGCTGCATGGGCAACTGGTTTTCCTAGTTATGACCCAACTGTAGGGGGAAGTGACGTATATAGAGTAAATGCACAACCAGCGGGAACTACCTATCAATGGTATAGTGGTCCATCAGTTTATACCAGCATCGCTACACTTACACTGATCCCTTCTCCCGGGTCAAATCCTTATGCTTCATTTAGCCCTAGTGGTAATCAAATGACACTTTATGGTGATACGGCATTAACAAATCCTCAAGTGTATTGTGTAGTAATTCCACCAAGTGGCTGCAGAACTATAATTAGCGCACCTAAAGGAGCACACG contains the following coding sequences:
- a CDS encoding T9SS type A sorting domain-containing protein, coding for MKNFTLLKKSMPGRIAFAILMLTGALTWAQTVTVPSGCTVVVAGTGGTLGASGTVGDGGVVIMADPGGGGIFTFNPPSGVTSANWFLNGDLSNSTASPFYNAPTQPSAGLTANIITYNKNFRSASSEGLNPSWARSKGQVRVSYSVPGCGSSIAFEIYKTFGNIPAIVGPTCLEPNKTYTYSIDQVASDNANDNIGFDKYYWSGLPVGAINSYFSADNSSITFTTPASFPPFTLKCCVGRYNTSSNVDGGNGPIPSGSVTYTTCTTAPVYLGPTAPAYTTAPPTCHPTGASLFTIVYPNPTSGIYTWTAPNTGWVISSSSTATTTTITVATPNNNPGGLVLTITGTPCNSTVTIPYQVNRSLTGSIIIPGTTSPGSICMLAGSSNNQFNLGAASANSTVWTLSSTPAGATGVSLSSVAGQPSSTVAVNIASNATINATYTLTATASTSPACNATSATYTFNVRPLTPTITGTACVVKGALTPRTYTCTASNGASYNWVFPSGWTAGSFTTTTNSITVTPASATAVLNGNATVTATGLSGCNSATSAPFAINYSPVAPILGATTCMNVGATTASVAISNAQTFGNYTVTSSPVGITSSGVITSGSLALTIPPTLAAGTYSITVFHNAVGACGSASTVLSNITVGASGAAWATGFPSYDPTVGGSDVYRVNAQPAGTTYQWYSGPSVYTSIATLTLIPSPGSNPYASFSPSGNQMTLYGDTALTNPQVYCVVIPPSGCRTIISAPKGAHGTSSRLANPNAKNLSKGEGVIIYPNPNDGNFYIQVDNVKEKANARLTDMTGKVLATYILNKGENKIENKNLAAGTYNIILQIDGKTENRQLIVK